One part of the Bdellovibrio sp. KM01 genome encodes these proteins:
- a CDS encoding sorbosone dehydrogenase family protein, which produces MRVLLLAFVICLVQCTSVKNKDADSAQRSAASAKMILDKSGYLYDPTDRSCDGYPRLMVETMPGTCLGMVLPRDRAMDPATNKGFVKPRTILQLPGTEQFLVVDMGGWAPKNGRLFLLKPGAGGNYGLTLIKAGLDNPHGLRMGPDGFIYIGEKNQISKFHFVNGKIADWRLVFGNVPRKEGYMHPLSQFAFDPRNGDMYINSGSPSDHCIVQGTGEYKYCSEDQAQGNGAIYRIPAHLLQKLPPEGVEIFEYAAAGLRNSMAMVVSNAGFLVQGENSRDFPELEEPYEEMNVIDLEKGRVAHYGWPYCYDFHATSPEWEFPENKKLPIHKQFRKPVNCAQASAQGPGEYQPPYILMPPHVAPLHMDYYRGNMFRDSLGGKLLVTWHGYQPSGQRLVAYNVDEKGLPVLDASTAKASYQFNQPGGCPIPKPFQPRGGMDRHASYTEVISKWNEVKGQRPKGAPVAFTEASDGSIWIVEDRENRTIVRLARTQTANFREACDRSVITFDPQVQMLAWRSAVKEDPKLLEGYKGIQSQLIQNYCTGCHGNLEADDIAKDRFSNLDFLVKNGWIAPQDLERSKAYGAIAHLEGYTPMPPADKPQFFGTAEGDKLNKLVSQWVNALPKDIDSSYAKYTAKDKRNIRLQPSTSAKACGQLNPGDIVFIDPRSSRGISQDGYKWSRVYLVPAHSRLFKDACPAPEDGVYYIAQ; this is translated from the coding sequence ATGCGCGTTTTGTTGTTGGCATTCGTTATTTGTCTGGTTCAATGCACCTCTGTAAAAAACAAAGACGCTGATTCCGCACAAAGATCTGCAGCTTCTGCAAAAATGATTTTAGATAAAAGCGGTTACTTGTATGATCCGACCGATCGTTCCTGTGATGGTTATCCTCGTCTGATGGTGGAAACTATGCCGGGTACTTGTCTGGGAATGGTTTTGCCACGTGATCGTGCTATGGATCCGGCGACGAACAAAGGTTTTGTCAAACCGCGCACTATTTTGCAACTTCCAGGCACAGAACAGTTCTTGGTGGTCGACATGGGCGGCTGGGCTCCAAAAAATGGGCGTCTGTTTTTGTTAAAACCGGGTGCGGGTGGCAACTATGGACTGACTTTGATCAAAGCCGGTTTGGATAATCCCCATGGCTTAAGAATGGGACCGGATGGTTTCATTTACATCGGCGAGAAAAATCAGATTTCCAAATTCCATTTCGTGAATGGCAAGATCGCTGACTGGAGACTTGTCTTCGGTAACGTGCCTCGTAAAGAGGGCTATATGCATCCTCTTTCCCAATTCGCTTTTGATCCCAGAAATGGCGACATGTACATCAACTCCGGATCGCCGAGTGATCACTGCATCGTGCAGGGAACTGGTGAATACAAATACTGCTCAGAAGATCAAGCCCAAGGGAATGGTGCGATATATCGCATTCCCGCACATCTGCTGCAGAAACTTCCTCCTGAGGGAGTCGAGATATTTGAATATGCAGCAGCGGGTTTAAGAAACTCCATGGCAATGGTGGTATCCAATGCGGGATTCCTGGTGCAAGGTGAAAACAGCCGCGACTTTCCAGAACTTGAAGAACCGTATGAAGAAATGAATGTGATTGATTTGGAGAAGGGCAGAGTCGCGCATTACGGTTGGCCTTACTGCTATGATTTCCATGCGACTTCCCCGGAATGGGAATTTCCTGAAAATAAAAAACTTCCGATTCACAAACAATTCAGAAAGCCGGTTAACTGTGCGCAAGCCAGTGCCCAAGGGCCGGGCGAGTATCAACCTCCGTATATCTTAATGCCTCCGCATGTGGCGCCATTGCATATGGATTATTATCGCGGGAATATGTTCCGTGATTCTTTGGGTGGAAAGTTATTAGTGACGTGGCACGGTTATCAACCAAGTGGCCAGCGCCTGGTGGCCTATAATGTTGATGAAAAAGGTTTGCCAGTATTGGACGCCTCAACAGCGAAAGCTTCGTATCAGTTTAATCAACCGGGCGGTTGCCCGATTCCGAAACCATTCCAACCACGCGGGGGAATGGATCGTCATGCTTCCTATACAGAAGTAATTTCCAAATGGAATGAAGTGAAAGGCCAACGCCCCAAAGGTGCACCAGTTGCATTCACCGAAGCAAGTGATGGTTCTATCTGGATTGTGGAAGATCGTGAGAATCGCACGATCGTTCGTTTGGCTCGCACTCAGACGGCGAATTTCCGTGAAGCTTGTGATCGCTCTGTCATTACGTTTGATCCGCAAGTGCAAATGCTAGCCTGGAGATCCGCGGTTAAAGAAGATCCAAAATTGCTTGAAGGATATAAGGGCATTCAAAGTCAGCTGATTCAAAACTATTGCACGGGTTGCCACGGCAATCTGGAGGCCGATGATATTGCCAAAGATCGTTTCAGCAATCTTGATTTCCTGGTGAAGAATGGCTGGATCGCACCGCAGGATTTGGAACGCAGTAAAGCTTATGGTGCCATTGCACACCTAGAGGGATATACACCCATGCCTCCTGCTGATAAGCCGCAATTTTTCGGAACCGCAGAGGGGGACAAGTTAAACAAACTGGTTTCTCAATGGGTGAATGCTTTACCAAAAGACATTGATTCCAGTTATGCCAAATACACAGCAAAAGATAAGCGGAACATTCGTCTTCAGCCGTCGACTTCAGCAAAAGCTTGCGGTCAGTTAAATCCTGGAGATATCGTGTTCATCGATCCAAGATCCAGCCGAGGAATTTCACAAGATGGCTACAAATGGAGTCGAGTGTATTTGGTTCCGGCGCACAGCCGCCTGTTCAAGGACGCATGTCCTGCTCCTGAAGATGGCGTTTATTATATCGCGCAATAG
- a CDS encoding sulfatase-like hydrolase/transferase, translating into MQRIILAFALCVLSLVQIGCQSSDKSSILIIAADNLAVSDISCSPDTISGTKSGFQLLCNESVRFTHAFTTSTLSAPALSSILTGLYPYEHNVRHNGAPGLAPEFELASEIAVHQEYRTSFFTGGPPIFRRSGLNQGFELFDDSLVPGFSNLFRPFKKNASSFMQWLRHDVGNGPFFSVLYAPDLQFTNTITTTELGETRNLSFESQIDEFDESLHELFTQMKTARRWDNTTVILVGLSGHENGDHRDLSTLNLHSENTQVALFIKPAQKKKTEQPIYWKVDQNVNLADLGKTLFEILGESVVENDNSDFPAHSLAGVLKSPVADWAEDRPFILESGWSLWRNAGPLRTAAISHHVLYINDANPKLFNTLVDRMELNPLPLLQQSLLPTTNRIQALLKKNQFPSFTPPNEEWMARLSIPYDRWTRADQEPLLLRDLKRLSSNSNYHSLNILNWTAQVALNQKDWETLRTLGKKNNVPLWQYIADKNLNAKNLKNTDSCIELLSIKEIDSSHLKECNDNLFIELVDWLRSDIRGLSKETQRKKFERSFKNYMLDQEIQRSNIALGMIWDTARESSYAPSRAELALHLPEYAKIRTQVYKSLATIDQEE; encoded by the coding sequence ATGCAGAGAATCATTTTAGCCTTCGCACTATGCGTATTGAGCCTGGTCCAGATTGGTTGCCAATCAAGTGACAAGAGTTCAATTCTTATTATCGCTGCAGACAATCTTGCAGTGTCGGATATCTCTTGTTCTCCTGACACCATCTCCGGTACTAAGTCTGGTTTTCAATTGCTTTGCAACGAGTCAGTTCGCTTTACCCATGCATTTACGACTTCTACTTTGAGCGCACCCGCGTTGAGTTCTATTCTGACGGGTCTCTATCCTTACGAACATAATGTGCGACACAATGGCGCACCGGGTTTGGCCCCCGAGTTTGAACTCGCATCAGAAATTGCCGTTCATCAGGAATATCGCACCAGCTTCTTCACAGGTGGGCCACCGATCTTTCGTCGCTCAGGATTAAATCAGGGTTTCGAATTATTTGATGACTCCCTGGTTCCAGGATTTTCGAATCTATTTCGACCCTTTAAAAAGAACGCAAGCAGCTTCATGCAGTGGCTTCGCCATGATGTAGGCAACGGTCCGTTCTTCAGTGTACTTTACGCACCCGATTTGCAATTCACCAATACCATCACCACAACAGAACTGGGCGAGACTCGAAATTTAAGTTTCGAATCGCAAATCGATGAGTTCGACGAAAGCCTTCATGAGTTATTTACGCAGATGAAAACAGCTCGTCGCTGGGATAACACGACGGTGATTTTGGTCGGCTTAAGTGGTCATGAAAACGGCGACCACCGCGATCTTTCGACTTTGAATTTACACTCTGAAAACACCCAAGTGGCGCTTTTCATCAAGCCTGCTCAAAAAAAGAAAACAGAACAGCCGATTTACTGGAAAGTCGATCAAAACGTAAATCTCGCAGACCTGGGTAAAACGCTTTTTGAAATTCTTGGGGAAAGCGTCGTGGAAAACGACAACAGTGATTTCCCGGCTCACTCTTTGGCGGGTGTTTTGAAATCCCCTGTGGCGGACTGGGCAGAGGATCGGCCTTTTATTTTGGAATCTGGTTGGTCTTTGTGGAGAAATGCGGGCCCTTTACGTACGGCTGCGATTTCTCACCATGTCTTGTACATCAACGACGCGAATCCCAAGCTATTCAACACTTTGGTGGATCGCATGGAATTAAATCCCTTGCCTCTTTTGCAACAAAGTTTGTTGCCTACCACAAATCGCATCCAAGCATTGCTTAAGAAAAATCAATTCCCTTCATTCACGCCTCCAAATGAAGAGTGGATGGCAAGACTAAGCATTCCTTATGATCGTTGGACTCGCGCAGATCAAGAGCCCTTGTTGCTTCGCGATTTAAAACGCCTCAGCAGCAATAGCAACTATCACAGCCTGAATATTCTTAATTGGACAGCCCAGGTCGCATTGAACCAAAAAGATTGGGAAACTTTGCGTACTTTGGGTAAGAAAAACAATGTGCCGTTATGGCAATACATCGCCGATAAGAATCTAAATGCCAAGAATCTGAAAAATACGGATTCTTGCATAGAGCTTTTATCCATCAAAGAAATCGACAGCTCTCACTTGAAAGAGTGCAATGACAATCTTTTTATTGAGTTGGTGGATTGGCTTCGTTCAGATATTCGCGGGCTTTCCAAAGAAACTCAGCGCAAAAAATTTGAACGCTCTTTTAAAAACTATATGCTTGATCAAGAGATCCAGCGCAGCAATATAGCTTTAGGAATGATCTGGGATACAGCTCGCGAAAGTAGCTATGCACCATCGCGCGCAGAACTGGCATTACACCTGCCGGAATATGCAAAAATCCGCACCCAGGTTTATAAATCCCTGGCAACAATTGATCAGGAAGAATAG
- a CDS encoding MotA/TolQ/ExbB proton channel family protein: MLAEKIFGVAHLADQVVLWLLLVLSILSIGMILERFFALRKVSNESQRVRAKIKLALQSNSVEDIEDLAKDPDSLEGRAAGQAMKYLRASGSKGLEEIFNTIALSERPDLERYLNFLATLGSNAPYIGLFGTVLGIMKAFNDLATAAEAGQQTVMAGISMALVATAAGLFVAIPAVIAYNYYSKQVRGIFNSLESVKELCLAYAKKKGI, from the coding sequence ATGCTTGCAGAGAAAATTTTTGGTGTTGCTCATTTGGCCGATCAGGTTGTGTTGTGGTTATTGCTTGTTCTCAGCATTTTAAGTATCGGGATGATTCTTGAGAGATTTTTTGCTTTAAGAAAAGTTTCTAATGAATCACAACGTGTTAGAGCGAAAATCAAGCTAGCACTACAAAGCAACAGTGTTGAAGACATTGAAGATCTTGCGAAAGATCCAGACTCTTTGGAAGGTCGCGCAGCTGGTCAAGCGATGAAATACTTACGTGCGTCTGGTAGCAAAGGTTTGGAAGAAATTTTTAACACGATTGCTCTTTCCGAACGCCCTGACTTGGAAAGATATTTGAACTTTCTGGCAACATTGGGATCGAATGCACCGTATATCGGATTGTTCGGTACAGTTTTGGGTATCATGAAAGCCTTCAATGACTTAGCGACTGCTGCCGAAGCGGGTCAACAAACAGTGATGGCCGGGATTTCGATGGCCCTGGTCGCAACAGCAGCCGGTCTTTTCGTGGCGATTCCAGCAGTTATTGCTTACAACTACTACAGCAAACAAGTGCGCGGTATCTTCAACTCTTTGGAGAGTGTGAAAGAGTTGTGCCTTGCTTACGCTAAGAAAAAAGGTATCTAA
- a CDS encoding biopolymer transporter ExbD, whose product MAMKSGENNEAISDINVVPLVDIILVVLIIFMVTAPMFIKPSINVNLPKAASGDQTAPSKLNISLTADGRINLNGTFVNEEAVRAKATEEVTKNTEVQAIISADKDVPHGKVVGLLDIVKSAGVKKFAISIDKK is encoded by the coding sequence ATGGCAATGAAGAGTGGTGAAAACAACGAAGCCATATCGGACATTAACGTTGTCCCATTGGTCGATATCATCCTGGTGGTTCTGATCATCTTCATGGTGACAGCTCCTATGTTCATCAAGCCTTCGATTAATGTTAATTTGCCAAAAGCCGCTAGCGGTGATCAAACCGCGCCAAGCAAATTGAATATCTCGCTAACAGCGGATGGTCGTATTAATCTGAACGGAACATTCGTGAATGAAGAAGCTGTCCGCGCGAAAGCGACCGAGGAAGTGACTAAAAATACGGAAGTTCAGGCGATTATTTCCGCCGATAAAGATGTTCCACATGGCAAGGTCGTCGGGTTACTCGACATCGTGAAATCAGCCGGAGTCAAAAAATTCGCGATCAGCATCGATAAAAAATAA